A section of the Phaseolus vulgaris cultivar G19833 chromosome 8, P. vulgaris v2.0, whole genome shotgun sequence genome encodes:
- the LOC137825802 gene encoding cationic peroxidase 1-like, translating into MGTTLFSINKPIFKIPFFLFLCFIGIVSSQLSTDFYSTTCSNALSTIKTAVDSAVSNEARMGASLLRLHFHDCFVQGCDGSVLLNDTSSFTGEQTAFPNVNSLRGFGVIDNIKSQLESLCPGVVSCADILAVAARDSVVALGGQSWTVQLGRRDSTTASFNSANSDLPGPTFSLQQLVDAFSKKDFTTEEMVALSGGHTIGQAACSSFRTRIYNDTNIDSSFATSLQANCPSVGGDRNLAPLDTSPTTFDNAYFQDLQSQKGLLHSDQELFNGGSTDSQVNGYVSNPSSFQTDFANAMVKMSNLGPLTGSSGEIRTNCWKTN; encoded by the exons ATGGGCACTACTCTTTTCTCCATCAACAAACCAATCTTCAAAATTCCCTTCTTCTTATTCCTATGCTTCATTGGGATAGTTTCATCTCAATTGTCCACTGATTTTTATTCAACAACATGTTCTAATGCACTTTCAACCATTAAGACTGCAGTGGATTCTGCAGTGAGCAATGAAGCTCGCATGGGGGCATCCCTCCTACGTCTCCATTTCCATGATTGCTTTGTTCAA GGATGTGATGGATCAGTGCTATTAAATGATACATCAAGTTTCACAGGTGAACAAACGGCATTTCCAAACGTGAATTCCTTGAGAGGTTTTGGTGTAATAGACAACATTAAGTCTCAGTTGGAAAGCTTGTGCCCTGGTGTTGTTTCTTGTGCTGATATTCTCGCTGTAGCAGCAAGAGACTCAGTGGTTGCT CTTGGTGGACAAAGTTGGACAGTGCAATTGGGCAGAAGGGATTCAACAACAGCAAGTTTCAATTCTGCAAACTCAGACTTACCCGGTCCTACTTTCAGTCTACAACAACTTGTTGATGCTTTCTCAAAAAAAGATTTCACCACAGAAGAAATGGTTGCCCTCTCAg GAGGTCACACAATCGGGCAAGCTGCTTGTTCAAGTTTCAGAACAAGGATTTACAACGACACCAACATAGATTCCTCTTTTGCAACATCGTTGCAAGCAAATTGTCCTAGCGTAGGTGGTGACAGAAATTTGGCCCCTCTTGACACCTCTCCAACAACCTTTGACAATGCTTATTTCCAGGATTTGCAGAGCCAAAAGGGTCTCTTACACTCAGATCAAGAGCTCTTCAACGGAGGATCCACTGATTCTCAAGTAAATGGCTATGTGAGCAATCCTTCTAGTTTTCAAACTGATTTCGCCAATGCAATGGTGAAAATGAGCAACCTTGGTCCACTCACTGGGTCCAGTGGCGAAATCAGGACCAACTGCTGGAAGACCAACTAA
- the LOC137824520 gene encoding uncharacterized protein — MIGWSVELSEFDIRYEPRGAIKSQCLANFSAELTPLPTLSGGWTLYVDDSSNKTACGAGVVLEGPDDLFLEQAFQFGFRATNNQAEYEALLAGLNLAYDMGAREVTCKSDSQVMVGQVNGDFEVKEPLLQRYYHAAKNSIARFSKAPLQHIPREDNKRADILSKLSVTKKKSHQRSVIQIWLRHPSVTEADAECLAIEEEKAEADNWTTPVIQYLTDGTCKAGQEKAMKQQCTRYTCRPTYCPLARLTSQVSADRLPACSIKHRKCRPTTHQTCLIDITSTGRPVNRHNACSINIASAGQPTRLLD, encoded by the coding sequence ATGATAGGATGGTCAGTCGAACTCTCCGAGTTCGACATACGCTATGAACCGAGGGGCGCCATCAAGTCTCAATGTTTGGCCAACTTCTCGGCCGAGCTTACACCGCTACCCACCCTCTCGGGCGGGTGGACTCTCTATGTGGACGACTCCTCAAATAAAACAGCCTGTGGAGCGGGAGTCGTCCTGGAGGGGCCGGACGACCTCTTCTTGGAACAAGCCTTCCAATTCGGATTCCGGGCGACCAACAACCAGGCCGAGTACGAGGCCTTGCTGGCTGGGCTGAACCTAGCCTACGACATGGGAGCACGCGAGGTTACatgcaaaagcgactcccaaGTGATGGTCGGCCAAGTCAATGGAGATTTCGAGGTTAAAGAGCCTTTGCTGCAGCGGTACTACCACGCTGCCAAAAACAGTATCGCCCGCTTCAGCAAAGCACCCTTGCAACACATACCGAGGGAGGACAACAAAAGGGCCGACATCCTGTCCAAGCTCTCGGTCACCAAGAAGAAGAGTCATCAGAGGTCAGTCATACAAATATGGCTGAGACACCCTAGTGTGACGGAGGCCGACGCCGAGTGTCTGGCTATAGAAGAGGAAAAGGCTGAGGCCGACAACTGGACGACACCCGTCATCCAATACCTAACGGACGGCACATGTAAGGCCGGCCAAGAGAAGGCGATGAAGCAACAATGCACCCGGTACACTTGCCGGCCGACCTactgcccgcttgctcgattaacatcgcaagtgtcgGCCGACCGactgcccgcttgctcgattaaacaTCGCAAGTGTCGGCCGACCACCCACCAAACTTGCTTGATTGACATCACAAGTACTGGCCGACCGGTCAACCGCCACaacgcttgctcgattaacatcgcaagtgccggccaaCCTActcgcttgctcgattaa
- the LOC137825803 gene encoding cationic peroxidase 1-like, producing MTLSNIIVRFFLLFSLIGIVSAQLSSTFYAKTCPNALSTIKSEIVSAVNKEPRMGASLLRLHFHDCFVQGCDASVLLDDTSSFTGEKSAGPNANSIRGFDVIDTIKSKVESSCPGVVSCADILTVAARDSVVALGGAGWSVPLGRRDSTTASFSSANSDLPGPSSSLSSLISSFSNKGFTAKEMVALSGS from the exons ATGACCCTTTCAAATATCATAGTTCGTTTCTTCTTACTCTTTTCCCTTATAGGGATAGTCTCAGCCCAGTTATCCTCTACCTTTTATGCCAAAACGTGCCCTAATGCTCTCTCAACCATTAAATCAGAAATAGTCTCTGCTGTTAACAAAGAGCCTCGCATGGGGGCTTCCTTGCTCCGTCTTCATTTCCATGATTGCTTTGTTCAA GGATGTGATGCATCGGTGTTATTGGATGATACATCAAGTTTCACAGGAGAGAAATCAGCGGGTCCCAACGCTAATTCCATAAGAGGCTTTGATGTAATAGACACCATAAAGTCTAAAGTGGAGAGCTCATGCCCTGGTGTTGTTTCTTGTGCTGATATACTTACTGTAGCAGCTAGAGACTCAGTCGTTGCA CTTGGTGGAGCTGGTTGGAGTGTGCCATTGGGTAGAAGAGACTCAACCACTGCAAGTTTCAGTTCTGCTAATTCAGACTTACCTGGCCCCTCTTCAAGTTTAAGTTCCCtcatctcttctttctccaacAAAGGTTTTACAGCTAAAGAAATGGTGGCTCTTTCAGGTAGCTAG